In the Brienomyrus brachyistius isolate T26 chromosome 20, BBRACH_0.4, whole genome shotgun sequence genome, one interval contains:
- the trim8b gene encoding LOW QUALITY PROTEIN: E3 ubiquitin-protein ligase TRIM8b (The sequence of the model RefSeq protein was modified relative to this genomic sequence to represent the inferred CDS: inserted 1 base in 1 codon): MAENWKNCFEEELICPICLHVFSEPIQLPCKHNFCRGCISEAWAKDTSMVRCPECNHAYNQKPSLEKNHKLSNIVEKFNALNVEKSPAVLQCILCRRGPPLPAQKVCLRCNAPCCQSHVQTHLQQPSSNPGHLLVEADDVKAWSCPQHDEYRLYHCEAEQVAVCQYCCISRCAASHGQAVSDVEVRRNEIRQMLMKQQDSIEERVQDIEEQLYKLESDKCLVEDKVQQLQEEVRMQYQKMHQLLEDDLGKTLEALDRARARFCQENSAQALQLNERRQEAKKLLSSVQMVFDKAEDINFMKNTKSVKILMDRTQTSVGSALPPHKVGHLNSKIFLSEISKKEKNLRKMLEVPFSAPASFLQIIPAYSCNLNSLGAEKRKHTAAFPDGSAPGFLEPPSGTAAKQPYLGQGTAGSGEGQSSQPMVPCSSAQHMVGLGGGAGGGSGGGGASGGTAPQPVHHSGSVFAPSHYPGGXQYGSGRKILMCTVDNCYCSAVPSVSSHRGHTAYPRSGSFPWTVSSQEYPHPLPAAASMPQSLQGLSVREWLDASQSHRHPDFYGLYGQSSTKHYVTS; this comes from the exons ATGGCTGAAAACTGGAAAAACTGCTTCGAAGAGGAGCTGATTTGCCCGATCTGTTTGCACGTTTTCTCGGAGCCCATTCAGCTGCCATGCAAGCACAACTTCTGCCGCGGATGCATCAGCGAGGCCTGGGCCAAAGACACGAGCATGGTGCGCTGTCCTGAGTGCAACCACGCCTACAACCAGAAGCCCAGCCTGGAGAAGAACCACAAACTGTCCAACATAGTGGAGAAGTTTAATGCGCTGAATGTGGAGAAAAGCCCCGCAGTGCTGCAGTGCATCCTGTGCAGACGagggccgccgctgccggcgcaGAAAGTGTGTCTGCGCTGCAACGCCCCCTGCTGCCAGTCCCATGTCCAGACGCACCTCCAGCAGCCCTCGTCCAACCCGGGCCACCTGCTGGTGGAGGCCGACGATGTGAAGGCTTGGAGCTGCCCGCAGCACGACGAGTACCGGCTGTACCACTGCGAGGCGGAGCAGGTGGCTGTCTGCCAGTACTGCTGCATCTCCCGGTGTGCAGCTAGCCACGGGCAAGCCGTCAGCGATGTGGAGGTCCGGCGCAATGAGATCAGG CAAATGCTCATGAAACAGCAGGACAGCATTGAAGAGCGAGTGCAGGACATCGAAGAGCAGCTCTACAAGTTAGAGTCAGACAAGTGTCTGGTGGAG GACAAggtgcagcagctgcaggaggAGGTAAGGATGCAGTACCAGAAGATGCACCAGCTCCTGGAGGACGATCTGGGCAAGACTCTGGAGGCCCTGGACAGGGCCCGGGCCCGCTTCTGCCAGGAGAACTCAGCCCAGGCCCTGCAGCTGAACGAGAGACGCCAGGAGGCCAAGAAGCTGCTGAGCTCCGTGCAGATGGTCTTCGACAAGGCGGAGGACATCAACTTCATGAAG AACACAAAAtctgtgaaaatattaatggacag GACTCAGACTAGCGTCGGAAGTGCTCTACCTCCTCACAAAGTGGGCCACCTCAACTCCAAAATCTTCCTCTCTGAGATCTCCAAGAAGGAGAAGAACTTGCGCAAAATGCTTGAAG TTCCATTCAGTGCCCCGGCCAGTTTCCTGCAGATCATCCCAGCATACTCCTGCAACCTGAACAGTCTCGGGGCCGAGAAGCGCAAGCACACGGCTGCCTTCCCTGATGGCTCCGCCCCCGGCTTCCTGGAGCCGCCGTCCGGCACCGCAGCCAAGCAGCCGTACCTGGGCCAGGGCACGGCCGGCTCGGGGGAGGGCCAGTCCTCACAACCCATGGTGCCCTGCAGTTCTGCCCAGCACATGGTGGGCCTTGGGGGCGGGGCTGGTGGTGggagtggtgggggtggggccagCGGGGGCACCGCCCCACAGCCGGTGCATCACTCGGGCTCTGTCTTCGCGCCCTCGCACTACCCTGGGG GGCAGTATGGCAGCGGGCGCAAGATCCTCATGTGCACGGTGGACAACTGCTACTGCTCCGCTGTGCCCTCGGTGTCGAGCCACCGTGGGCACACGGCGTACCCGCGCTCGGGGTCCTTCCCCTGGACGGTGAGCTCGCAGGAGTATCCGCACCCACTGCCCGCTGCAGCCTCCATGCCGCAGTCCCTGCAGGGCCTGTCCGTACGGGAGTGGCTGGACGCCTCGCAGAGCCACCGGCACCCTGACTTCTATGGTCTCTACGGCCAGTCCTCCACCAAGCACTACGTCACCAGTTAA
- the arl3b gene encoding ADP-ribosylation factor-like protein 3 yields the protein MEADNLVQIGYSARPWRQFLTGKKERIQQRREREGRKKERKKERIQQRRGTTNSQGLLSILRKLKSSPDQEVRILLLGLDNGGKTTLLKQLASEDVSHITPTQGFNVKSVQSQGFRLNVWDIGGQRKIRPYWRNYFENTDVLIYVIDSADRKRFEETGQELAELLDEEKLSGVPVLIFANKQDLLTAAPASEIAEGLNLHTIRDRIWQIQSCSALTGEGVQDGMTWVCKSINAKRK from the exons ATGGAGGCGGATAACCTGGTGCAGATAGGTTACAGTGCCAGGCCATGGAGGCAG TTCCTCAC aggaaagaaagaaaggatacaacagaggagagagagagagggaaggaagaaagaaagaaagaaagaaaggatacaacagaggagaggaaccacaaattcccaa GGCCTGCTCTCCATCCTGCGTAAACTGAAGAGCTCCCCGGACCAGGAGGTACGGATACTGCTGCTGGGTCTGGACAACGGGGGCAAGACCACCCTGCTGAAGCAGCTGGCATCTGAGGACGTCAGCCACATAACGCCCACGCAG GGCTTCAACGTCAAGAGCGTGCAGTCTCAGGGCTTCCGGCTCAACGTGTGGGACATCGGTGGCCAGCGGAAGATCAGGCCCTACTGGAGGAACTACTTCGAGAACACCGACGTGCTT ATCTATGTCATCGACAGCGCAGATCGTAAAAGGTTTGAGGAGACGGGCCAG GAGCTGGCTGAGCTGCTGGATGAGGAGAAGCTAAGTGGCGTCCCTGTGCTAATCTTCGCTAACAAGCAGGACCTGCTGACGGCCGCACCTGCCTCTGAAATCGCcgagggccttaacctgcacaCCATCCGGGATCGTATCTGGCAGATCCAGTCCTGCTCGGCGCTGACTGGCGAGGGCGTCCAG GACGGCATGACCTGGGTCTGTAAAAGCATCAACGCGAAGAGGAAGTAG